A segment of the Dunckerocampus dactyliophorus isolate RoL2022-P2 chromosome 19, RoL_Ddac_1.1, whole genome shotgun sequence genome:
ACCACCTGAACTACAGTTATTAAATGTTAAGAAACTTATTATAGCAAATATTTACCATTTTAAAAAGGTACAAACTTCCAAAATGGCTCAATTAAAACTCTTTCACCCAGGCTGTTACTGACGATATAGTATCACAGTAGTAGACGGCTGTATTGCCAAGGGTCCTATGTAGTCCAGGTCAATTACATAGCAGCATCACTCACCTTCCTCAAGGTCCTAGTGCCTGGTTCGTTACATTGTGAGTAATAACAGACAGTTTAAATGCAACGAGGAGacaaaaaaaggataaaaacaaatgtatataTGTTACAAGAGATTATTCTTTTCCACACAAAAATGAGCACGAGAGACCCTGATTTTTGGCAGTCTCTTTTGGTGAAAAGttgttattaaaaacaaaaatgtcggCTGCAGAAACCTATAATAATATGGATGGTGCATTGCAGAGACAAGAAGATTCTCCCCTTTGCTTTCGGTAGCATTGCAAGGAATCCCAAATGTGCGAGACTGCACACAAGGAGAGGTGCATAAGGATGATCGCAGACATGGACTCGGCTCGTGTTTGCTTGACATTTAACCCCTTTGCCGACAGCTATCTGTTGATTTGTGCCATTGCGGCGTGTTTGGCGGCAGCCTGCATGTTGAGCATCCATCACAGCCTTCACGGACACACTTCAGCTTGTAGTGCGACGCAAATATAtggaaagaacattttttttatttaatgcaaAACAGGAAGGGTGGGATTCCTCATTATGGTTTCATGCAAACATGAGGCAGCGGTGTGGGACTAATTCTTCTTTTATGGAATTAACTAATGCTTTTCTACCCTTGTGCAGCAAACGGTTAGTACTGATGGAAAATGAAGCTCGGGCGCAAAAGAAAtgtcatttattgatttttttagtgGCCTAAATGAATGTAGCGTATATTAAAGTGCACCCGGTTGAAGTGTAAAAGAGCAGGTTTAGATGCGACTACTTTTCCTTCAAGCGCTCACAGTTTTACTGGATTAAGAAGCAATATGCAACTTCACTTACACTTGTATGCAAGGCAAAACGAATGTGGCTACCAGAGGCATCAAGATATTAGCTTTAAAGAGCACAGAAAACGTGCTTTATGTTGTTTACATATCCAATAAGCAGTTTAGTTAAGTGTTGCACTTTGTATGCACCTACAAACAAAGACATGACCACCTGTGAAATATGATCCCAAAAGTGTAATTCCACACAAATGTCACCCTGTACTGGTCGACTTTGTGtccaaaatgaaacattttggcTGCATTTTTCCTGAATAAATCATGCAATAGCTTCTATGGAAAGCAAcgtactgccatctagtggacaaAGACTGCAGCTACACGTGAGCCTGCTTCGATTTCACGTCATTAAACCGGAGGATTTCAGAGCGCACTGATTAAAATGGCTTTTTGACGAACTATTTACTACTTTAGTGTGCTCTTTTGTGCACATAAGGAACATTCGCATATTTACACCATTTCTCTAAGCAGGAATTTGATTGCTTAAGGAGTGGCACACTGTTTTATTTGCTTTGAACGATCTTTGATAGTCTCTTCTGAGCACAACTCTTGTATGCCGAGACCATCCAACTCTTATTATTTCCACGCTATGGTTGAGATAACATGCAGCCTTACTGTGCActaaacacacacgcgcacaacaCAGCGCACACTTTGACAACGAAGTGACTTACCTGAAATAACTTTTAAAAGGTGTAATGCATCAACATTCTATGCTCGTTTAAGGGGAACCCAGGGTAGGTTTGCAAATAGGTGGGAATATATGACAGATAGTGAACTTCAACaatgcaatgaaaaaaatgacagcataaTTCTGGTTAAATCAACACATTTTGGGGCAATTTATTTAGAATGTATTAAGATTTTATGATATGAACATaggaaatatgttttatattgttatatacgtaaatcatgtttttaaaaggtAGAAACTCCAACTTTTAAAGTTACCCAAGTTAACCATGAGACATTCAGATGATATATAATCATTATATTACCATTTAGTGTCTTAGACATATGCGCTATAAGAGGGGAtatgaagaaataaaataaccaaattaacaggaagaaaaaaatgcatcagagTGCATGACTTTTACACACCAGCAGTATCACTTGATCAAAGTCATAGTTCCACGTCTCGACCCCCACCCTGTCTCTCCACTTCTAGCatgcccccctcccccaaaaaaCCTTGAGTGTCTTCAGCCTTATCTCCAACACCTTGATCCCCATGCATACAATTACCTCCAACCCCCTTCCCTCCACTCTTGACCATTATTAGCTTCATTAGCATGAGCACAATAAAGCtgcagagaggaaaaaaaaaacacacaaaaccaaAACCTAGCTTGCTATTGTTCAAAGCAGCTCGTTTGCACGTTGTATGCATGCCGAGTGCTCTGCTTTCATGCTGCCCGTATACTTGAAAGTCTAAATTTGCATCTGTGGCTAAAAGTATACCAAGAAAATGGCAAATGAAgcagaaggagaaaaaaatcagtTGACGGTGCACGGTTTATTATTTGACCAACACAGTACAGCTTGtctgaacagaaaaaaatacaacagctcTGTGGTACCTTTTCCTGCAACACTGAGTGGCTAAAGTAGTATCTtatcgtagtagtagtagtagtagtagtaggtagTTTTGGCATTAGCGGtcgtagaaaaaataaaatatcttcATTTACATTCAAGTCTAGGAAGCATCTTTAAATCCAAGGTCAAGACATTCATCGAGTGTGTGTAGTGCAAGTCACAATAGTGTTGattagcacacaaaaaaacaatcatgtgcACCTAAAATCTGTCTAAAACAGGCTCACTTGTCAGAATTAGTCATAAAACAATGTAAGGAGGGTCATAATAACATTCAAAAGAACATGCACATAGCATACAGTGAAAAGTCAAGGGTGCCCAGCACGGTGCCTAGCAGGGAGTCAAAGCTTTGAACTACCTTTTGCCTGCAGGCCTCCAACACGCCCGCAACATTTCCACACATGTGCAAATTTCCAGCAGGAGGAAAGGGTGCGAATAAAACATACCGTAAAGCTTTAGCCGTGAACCAGCGACACCCCGTGATGCAGAGCCCGCTTCCACATGTAGTAGGTGGAGCGCGGCGTGAAGGGAAAGTAGGAGCGGAACTCCTTGAAGGTGGGGAAGGATTTCTCCTCAAAGCGCTGCTGCAGGAACAGCTTGGCCTTGGCCTTGAAGTTGGCCAGAGCCACCACATCCAAGGCCAACATGCGCTCATCCAACGGCGCCCCCACCAGGCTGTGCTGGCGATGCGGGACATCGAAGGAGGCCACGTTGGGACGAGACACACAAGTGAGGCTCTCCCCAAACAGGAGCGCCTTGTGGTTGTCCGCCATCGTTACTTCTGAGGTGGCGGCCAAGGGCCTTTTCTCAACCTCAAGAGCCTCtgccctctgattggctgcctTCATCTTCCTATTGCTGTTCCTCCATAGCCAGAAGAAGCAAAGCGACAAGGACGGGAACCTGAGCTTGAACTTGCTTAAGGACAATTTAGACTTCCGAACGAGCAGCTTAGCGCCGTCTCTCAGCTGTTTCTTACCCATGTAGGCCAACCGGAAACTTCTATGCTTCTGCCTGCAGATCCTCGTCTTGGGTGCGATGTCCCGGGCGCCATTCTCCGGGACCGGCGAGAGACTTTTCGGACTTTGGCTCTTGTCGACATCCGAGCTGTCCTCGCTGCTGCTGGCTTTGTAGCCTCTGTTGAACAGCATGGCTTCCCTCCTCCAGTTGTAGTAGGTGGATCTAGAGATTCCTGGGAAGTTGCGCTTGAAGATCCTGAAGGGGAAGGAGGCGTTCACGGCGATGCAGTTCTGCAAGCAGCGTTTAGCTTCCTGCATGTGGGCCACATTCTGGGCCCGGTCCAGATCCAGGTTGGCCATGCTCAGGCCAAACATGCTGGCCACGCTATCGTGTTGGTCCGACTCGTCCTGCCTGGCTTCTGGGGAGGACCAGACTTCTTGCTCGGTACTCTCTCCTGGACTGATCTCTCCTGTAGACGAGGATGTGGAGAAGTTTCCTCCAGACTTCAGGAGCTCATGCTTCCAATTGTAGTAAGACGAGCGTGAGATTTCAGGGAAGAATTCTTTGAACTGGTGCAGCGGGATGAGTCTCCCTTCCAGGTAACACGCTTGGAGGAAGTACTTTGCCTCGTAGCGCGCTGCCGACTTTTTGCAGTGCTCCTGAGACTGCCTCTTCCAGCGGTAGAAGGTCCTCTTGGTGATGTTGTACTTGTCCTTCAGACTGGGATAGGAGAACTGCGGCTCATGGTTCGGGAGCTCATCGCTTTTGGTAGGCGAGGGCCTCCGGTCGCTGTCAGGACTTCGAAATGCAATGTCGCTCGACATTACCAAGGCCACAAAATGATCTGGTCTGAACAAGGACTCGGAATGCAGCTCTCCAGACCACATGATGTGCAGGGTTTGTGGCTTGGAGTTTTGCGGCCATGTCCTGGGCCGTATGAGTCTGTTGAAGTAAGGCCGGATCTTGAGGTTGAACATGGGGTAGATGGAGTAGATGTTAAACTGCAGCACGGACGACAGCGCGTACACGTGCCACATGTTGGCGTAAGAGCCCAGGAAGCACGAGGCCTTGACATCGGCGTCAAAGATGGCCTCCAGGACAGCCACCGGGAGGTTGAGCATGTCCTCGGACTCCTCGGCGCAGAGGCTGAAGCGGACCGCCTGGAGCATCATCTTGGAGTCGATCATGCCCGACAGGTAATACCTCTTCCACAGGACCATTTCCACTACGGTCCTTACCTGTGtaggattttaaaaaaacacacagctcAAAACAGTTTC
Coding sequences within it:
- the vrtn gene encoding vertnin, producing the protein MIQRNELVLSVLRDLQEATESSGLDTLTRKALEADQVLAPFQLPRTPCQDFPEWVGVDDVAQGLYPGDAPVELLPLRCKGKGNLLFDAASMLLVGNSELSLELQVRTVVEMVLWKRYYLSGMIDSKMMLQAVRFSLCAEESEDMLNLPVAVLEAIFDADVKASCFLGSYANMWHVYALSSVLQFNIYSIYPMFNLKIRPYFNRLIRPRTWPQNSKPQTLHIMWSGELHSESLFRPDHFVALVMSSDIAFRSPDSDRRPSPTKSDELPNHEPQFSYPSLKDKYNITKRTFYRWKRQSQEHCKKSAARYEAKYFLQACYLEGRLIPLHQFKEFFPEISRSSYYNWKHELLKSGGNFSTSSSTGEISPGESTEQEVWSSPEARQDESDQHDSVASMFGLSMANLDLDRAQNVAHMQEAKRCLQNCIAVNASFPFRIFKRNFPGISRSTYYNWRREAMLFNRGYKASSSEDSSDVDKSQSPKSLSPVPENGARDIAPKTRICRQKHRSFRLAYMGKKQLRDGAKLLVRKSKLSLSKFKLRFPSLSLCFFWLWRNSNRKMKAANQRAEALEVEKRPLAATSEVTMADNHKALLFGESLTCVSRPNVASFDVPHRQHSLVGAPLDERMLALDVVALANFKAKAKLFLQQRFEEKSFPTFKEFRSYFPFTPRSTYYMWKRALHHGVSLVHG